CTTCGTGAGGACGGCGTCCCAGCCGATGAAGTTGATCAGCGTCAGCTGGTCGGCCAGGGCCAGTCCGTGGTCGATGAGGAAGTACCGGGCGATCAGCAGGAAGGCGCACGCGAGCGTGCCGCCGATGAGCCCGGCGACCGCGGCCTCCATGATGAACGGCGCCTGGATGTAGAAGCCCGAGGCGCCGACCAGGCGCATGATGCCGGTCTCGCGCCGTCGACTGAACGCCGAGACGCGCACCGTGTTGACGATCAGCATCAGCGCGACGACCAGCATCAGCGCCATCACCGCGCGCGCGGCCCAGTTCATGCCGTTCAGCAGCTTGAAGAGGTTGTCCAGGATGCCCTTCTGGTCCTGGACGGACTGCACCCCGTCCCGGCCGTTGAAGGCGGTGGCGATGACCTGGTACTTCTGCGGGTCCTTCAGCTTGATGCGGTACGACTCCTGCATCTGGTCCGGCGTGAGGGAGCTGGCCAGCGGGGAGTCGCCGAACTGCTCCTTGTAGTGCTTGTACGCCTGGTCCTGCGACTCGTACGTGACCGTCTGGACGACGCCCATCTTGTCGAGGTCGGCCTTGATCTGCTTCTTCTGGTCGTCCGTCACCGCGCCCTTGGCGCAGTTGGGGTCGGACTCGGCGTCGCTCTTGTTGCAGAGGAAGATCGAGACGTTGACCTTGTCGTACCAGTAGCCCTTCATGGTGTTGACCTGGTCGCTCATCAGGAGCGACCCGCCGAACAGGGCGAGCGACAGGGCGACGGAGACGACGACGGCGAAGGTCATCGTCAGATTGCGGCGGAGACCGACGCCGATCTCCGACAGGACGAACTGGGCGCGCATGGCGAGGGGTTATGCCTTTCCGTGACTCTCGGGTGCGGTCTCAGTGCTGGTAGCCGTAGACACCGCGGGCCTGGTCGCGGACGAGGCGGCCCTTCTCGAGTTCGATGACGCGCTTGCGCATCTGGTCCACGATGTTCTGGTCGTGCGTTGCCATCACCACGGTCGTGCCCGTCCGGTTGATGCGGTCGAGCAGCTTCATGATGCCGACGGAGGTCTGCGGGTCGAGGTTGCCGGTGGGCTCGTCGGCGATGAGCAGCTTGGGCCGGTTGACGAAGGCCCGCGCGATGGCGACGCGCTGCTGCTCACCACCGGACAGCTCGCCGGGCATCCGGTCCTCCTTGCCGCCGAGCCCGACGAGGTCGAGCACCTGCGGCACGGACTTGCGGATCTCGCCGCGCGACTTGCCGATGACCTCCTGCGCGAAGGCGACGTTCTCGCCGACCGTCTTGTTCGGCAGCAGGCGGAAGTCCTGGAAGACCGTCCCCAGCTGGCGCCGCATCTGCGGCACCTTCCAGTTGGACAGGCGCGCGAGGTCCTTGCCCAGAACGTGCACCTGCCCGTGGCTGCACCGCTCCTCGCGGAGGATCAGCCGCAGGAAGGTGGACTTTCCGGAGCCGGAGGACCCCACGAGGAAGACGAACTCACCCTTCTCGACCTCCAGGGAGACATCCCTGAGGGCGGGGCGGGTCTGTTTGGGGTAGACCTTGGAGACGTTGTCGAATCGGATCACGGATGCACCACGGGTAGCCGGGGGTAGATGAGCGTGACCATACGCGAACCGGGCAGCGCACCGCAGTCACCGGTCGCGGTTGCGCATTGGATATGCCGTTTTGTACGCCTCCGAGGGGCGCGGGGATGTATCAATATGCGGCTCCGCCGCCTGGGCGCGACCAGCCCCCACCCGCCCGCAGCCGCGCAACAATGCACACCCACCTCTCCGGGAGCGACCCGCGCGACCTCTGGAGGAACCTGGCACAGTGGAGAGGGAACGTTCGCACCGCCGCGAGCGTTACACACAAGGAATCGGCGCAAGGAGGGCGAGCGCATGACGTACGACCGGCTGGTGTGCGCGAACTGCGCGGCGCCCGTGAGCGAGGGCCGGTGCCCTGTGTGCCGTGCGAACCGCGAGCGGCTGCAGCAGGAGAACTTCCTCGCGGGTCTGAACCCGATGGCGCTGATCGCACTGCTGGCAGTGCTGATCGCCGCGGTGGCGCTGCTGGCGCACCAGACCGCCTGACCTGACGCCTGGCGGCGTACTCAGCGGTCCGAAAGACACGGCCGAGGGCCCGGAGCGTTCGCTCCGGGCCCTCGGCGTTGCGCTGTGCCTACCGTCCGTACGGACGCGGCTACCGTCAGGCGGCAGTCCCGCCGCGGCCGCCCATGAGGCGCGGCAGGACGCGGAAGCCGACACCGCCGGCGATCATCGTGGCGGCGCCGATCACCAGGAAGGTGGTCTGCGCGGCACCCGTCTCGGCGAGCTCCTGGCCGTTGCCCTGGGCCTGGGCCTGCGGCGCCGCCGGGGTGGCGTCCGAGCCGGTGTCGGTGAGGGACGAGGAGCCCTCCTCCTGCGGGGAGGTGCCGCCGTCGGGGTCGGCGGCGTTGCCGCCGCCGTTGCCACCTCCGTTGCCGTTGCCGCCGCCGTTGCCGTTCCCGTTGCCCGGGTCGGTCGGCTGGGCCGTCGGGTCCTCGGTCGGCTCGGTGGGCTCGTCCGTGGGCTCGGTCGGCTCGTCGGTGGGCTCCTCGGTCGACGGCGGGTCGGTCGGGAGGCCCGTCGGCGGGTCGGTGGGGAGCTCAGTGGGAACCGGCGGCGTCGGAGTCGGGGTGGGCGACTCGTCGGCGCACAGGATGCCGAGCAGGCAGTCCTCGGCCTCCGCGGCGGATGCGGCACCGGCGGCGGTCAGCGAGGCACCGGCCGCGATCACGGCGCCGGCCGCGATCCGCGCGACACGGATCCGCGTCTTCTTCGTCATGTGGTTGCTACCCCCAGTAGCTCATCGTCATTAGGCAGCGTTTGGAGCTGTGCTCGACGGGGGTAGCTGCGGTGAAGAGCCCCCCGGTTCACATGCGCCCCAGTAGACACGCATGCCGCGCTTTACCCTTCCCATTTTTCAAAGACACGTCAAGGGCGTTTGCGGGCGCCATGTCCAAGTACGGGGCCAATGCCGGGAGTCTGACTCTGTGAGTGTGACGTAAAACCCAGACATGCAGGCACAGAAAAGGCAACTGCCGCCCTGACGTCGGCAGTTGCCTTATCGACAAACTTACTTCTCCTGCTGCTTGCGCCAGCGAATTCCGGCTTCGAGGAACCCGTCGATCTCGCCGTTGAAAACGGCCTCGGGGTTACCGACCTCGAACTCGGTGCGCAGGTCCTTGACCATCTGGTACGGGTGCAGCACGTACGAACGCATCTGGTTGCCCCAGGAGTTGCCGCCGTCGCCCTTGAGGGCGTCCATCTTGGCCTGCTCCTCCTGGCGGCGCCGCTCCAGCAGCTTGGCCTGGAGCACGTTCATGGCCGTTGCCTTGTTCTGGATCTGCGATCGCTCGTTCTGACAGGAGACGACGATGCCGGTGGGGATGTGGGTGAGGCGCACCGCGGAGTCGGTCGTGTTGACGCCCTGGCCGCCGGGGCCGGACGAGCGGTACACGTCCACCCGCAGTTCGGACTCGTCGATCTCGATGTGGTCGGTCTGCTCGACCACGGGAAGGATCTCGACGCCCGCGAAGGACGTCTGGCGGCGCCCCTGGTTGTCGAAGGGCGAGATGCGCACCAGCCGGTGCGTGCCCTGCTCGACGGAGAGCGTGCCGTACGCGTAGGGCGCCTGGACGGCGAAGGTGGTCGACTTGATGCCGGCCTCCTCCGCGTACGACGTCTCGTAGATCTCGGTCTTGAAGCCGCGCTGCTCGGCCCACCGCAGGTACATGCGCTGGAGCTTCTCGGCGAAGTCGGCGGCGTCGACGCCGCCCGCCTCGGCGCGGATGTTCACCAGGGCCTCACGGGCGTCGTACTCGCCGGAGAGGAGCGTGCGGACCTCCATCTCGTCCAGCGCCTTCTTCACGGCGGTGAGCTCGGACTCCGCCTCGGCGCGGGTGTCCGGGTCGTCCTCCTCCTCCGCCATCTCGAAGAGGACGGCGAGGTCGTCGATACGACCGCGCAGGGCCTCGGCCTTGCGCACCTCGGCCTGGAGGTGGGACAGCTTGCTGGTGATCTTCTGCGCCTCGTCGGGGTTGTCCCACAGGGACGGCGCGGCCGCCTGCTCCTCGAGCACGGCGATGTCTGCCCTCAGCCTGTCGAGGTCCAGAACGGCCTCGATCGACTCCATGGTCGAGGAGAGGGACTTGAGCTCTTCGGATACATCGACGACTGCCACGCCTCCAGCGTAACGGCTCCGCCCGTCGGCCAGCGCCGGGCCGTCGGAGCCGACGGGTCAGGGGGCGGGGGCACCGACTCCCTGGCGCCCTACGGCACCGGGCGCCGGTCAAGCCGTCGACGGCCGGGCACCACCTCCGACCCCTGCCGCCGTCGGCTTCACCCGTCCTGGCCTCGGGAGAGGACAGGGGGACTACGGGGCAAAGCTCCTCATGCCCCCGCGCCACCCCACGCCGGTCGCCCCTCGGCGACAAGCCAGAACCCGTCTCCGAGGCGACAGCCAGACCCCGGCTCCGACCCCCGCCGCCGTCGGCTTCACCCGTCCTACGCCGTCGGCCACATCCGTTCTCCGGGGCAGGTCAGGGGGACTGCGGGGCCGAGTTCTTCGTGTCCTGGGGAGGGGTGCTCGCGTCGTCGCCCGATGTGGAGAGCCATGCTCCGACGCCGACCGCCGCCGCCAGGGCGACCGCTCCCGCGCCCAGGGCCACGCGGCGGCGTCGGGCGATGGCGCGGTTGCGGGCCGAGCCCGGCCGGGGCGTGCCCGATGCGCGCGGGGCCCGGGCCGTGCCGTGTGCGCCCCCGGCCAGCTCGTCGGGTGCAGGTACGCGCATCGAGGTGTGCGTGTCCCGGTTGGAGTCGGCCGGTTTCGCGCCCGGCACCAGGGGGACCGCGCCCCGCCGCCGGATCCGCTCCCCCGCCGGTGCCGGTCCGGCGGGCTGCTCCTCGCGGTCCGACTCCTCGGCGGACTCCGTGTCCGGCTCGTCCACCTCCAGCGGCGGCATGCCCGCCAGCATCGGCAGCAGCTCCCGCAGCCGCGCCCCGAGCTCCGAGGCCCGCAGGCGCGACGCCGGCGCCTTGGCCAGGCACTGCACGAGCAGCTGCCACAGCTCGTCCGGGATGCCGGGCAGCGGGACGACCGTCTCCGTGACGTGCCGGCGCAGGACCGCGCCCGGGTGGCCGCCGCCGAACGGGGTGAAGCCCGCGAGCAGCTCGTAGAGGACCGTGGCGAGCGCGTAGATGTCGACGGAGGCGCGGGGCGGCAGGCCTTCGACGATCTCCGGGGCGAGGTAGTCCGGCGTGCCGATGATCTTCGTGGCCTTGGTGCGGCGCGGGGTGTCGATGAGTTTGGCCACACCGAAGTCGGTCAGCAGCGCGCGGTGGGAGCGGCCCGGGCCCAGGGGGCCCTGCATGTCCAGGAGCACGTTCTCCGGCTTCACGTCCCGGTGCACGACGCCCGCGGCATGCGCGGCCGCCAGGCCGTCGGCGATGTCGGCCGAGATCGCGACGGCCGCCTCGGGCGCGAGGCGCCGGTCCCGCTCCAGCCGGGTCCGCAGGTCGGTGCCCCGCACGAGGTCCATGACCAGCGCCAGGTCGTTGCCGTCCACGACCAGGTCGCGCACCGACACCACGTGCGGGTGCTCCAGGCCGAGCAGCGCCGTCCGCTCCTGCACGAAGCGCCCGACGAGCTCCTGGTCGGAGGCGAGGTCCTCGCGCAGCAGCTTGATGGCGACCGGGCCTTCGGGACCCTCACCCAGCCACACCGTGCCGGCGCTGCCCCGCCCCAGGATCTGGTGGGCGGTGTACCGGCTGCCGATCTTCCGTGCCAAGGCTGCTCCTACCGACGCGTGTTGTCGTTAAAACTACGCGCCCGGAGAGCCAACCTTCACTGCCGAGGCAGAAATCACCCGCCAGGTGTCGACAAATCACCAACCCCGCAGGGCGGTTCCGGTCAGTTCGTGCCGGAACTGCTTCCCAGCTTCTCGAACCAGCCGGTCACGGTGTTGAACCAGTCGGTCAGCTGGTCCCAGTAGCCCTTGCCGGTGCCGATCCACTCCTGGAGCGGGCTCAGTTCCCAGATCAGCCAACCGGCGACGAACAGGATGACGATCGAGAAGAGACAGCCCTTCAGGCAGCCAAGCCCGGGGATCCGCATCCGGTTGGCGCTGCGCTGCCGGGGCTCGCGCGGGGGCCGCTGCGGCTGCTGGGGCTGGGGCGGCGGTGCGGGCGGGGCGTAGCGCTGCGGCGGCTGGGGCCGCTGGGGCTGCGGGGCGTACTGCTGGGGCTGCTGCTGCGGATGGCCGTAGCCGGGCCCGGGCGGGGGTGCCTGGCGCCGCGGGGGCTGCTGCTGCGGCCGGGCGACCTGCCGCTGGGGGCGGCGGCGCAGCGGGTCCTCGTTGGGGTCGAGGTACTGGACCTGCGTCTGTTCGTTGCGGTCGCGGGCGGCCCGCAGCTGGTTCTGCCAGGGGTGCGGATCCTCGGGTCCGCCCTGCTGGCCGTGCTGGCCCTGCTGACCGGGGTGGCCGGGCGAGCCCGGCGGGACCGGCGGCATCACGGCCGTCGGGTCGGCCGCGCCCCGGCCCGGCAGGACTGCGGTGGGATCGGCGGCGCCGGCCGGGCCGCCGGTGTGCGGCATGACGCTGGTCGCGGCGTTCGGGTCGTACGAGCCCGCGCCCTGCGGGAGGACCTGGGTGGGGTCGGCTTCGCCCGCGCCGGGCGTGTCCGGCACGGGCGCGGGCGCCGGGTCGGGCACCAGGAGGGCGCCGACGCCCTCGGCGGCGGCGATCTGCGCGGAGTTCGCGTGCACCCCGATGCCCTCGGCGACCACGCGCAGACCGCGGGCGAGGTTCTCGGCGCTGGGCCGCTCGTCCGGGTTCTTGCGCAGGCAGCGCTCGATGATCGTCCACAGCGGGTCGGGGACCGTGGAGGGACGGCGCGGCTCGGCGCTCAGGTGCTGGTGCAGCACCTCCAGGGCGGAGCCGCCGGAGAACGGCGGGCGGCCGGTGACCAGCTCGTACAGCAGGATGCCGGCGCCGTAGATGTCGACGGCGGAGGTCTGCGGGCGGCCCTCGGCGGACTCGGGCGCGACGTAGGCGGGCGTCCCGACGAACTCCTGGGTGCGGGTCAGGCCCGGCGAGTCGGCCAGGCGGGCGATGCCGAAGTCGGTCAGCAGCGGGTGCATCTGCCCGTCGTACTGCTGGAGCAGCACGTTCGCCGGCTTGAGGTCGCGGTGGACCACGCCGTCGGCGTGGCTGGCGGCGAGCGCGTCGGCGATCTGGGCGGTGAGCAGGGCGGCTGCGACAGGGCTGAAGGGCCCGTTCTCGCGCAGGTAGCGGTGCAGGTCGGGGCCCTCGACGAGGTCCATGACCAGCGCCAGCAGCTCGCCCTCGACGACCAGGTCGCGGACCCGGACGATGTTCGGGTGGGTCAGCCGGAGCAGGACGGAGCGCTCCCGGAGGAACCGCATGACGATGTCCGGGTCGCTGGCCAGCTCCTCCTTGAGGACCTTGATCGCGACGGTCTCGCCGGGCTGTCCCGGCACGGCCGCCTCGGCGCCCGCGGTCTCGCGCTGGCGGGCTCGCCAGACGGTGCCCGTGGCGCCGCGCCCGAGCGGCTCCTCGAGCAGGTACTTGCTGCCTACCGGCCGCACGTCATGCGCTCCCTGGTGCTTGCCTTGCCTGCTGGCCTGTCCGACCCACTGTAGTGCCGTGCCGCCGGGGACCGGGGTGTCGTCATTCTGTGGGTCTTACGTATGCGTTCTCGCACGCGTTCGAATTTCGCACGTGTTCGAAGGAAAGACGCTCACCTCGGTCTCGTGGTTGCCGAGAGTGAGCGTGACCGATCTCAAGTGATCGCGAGTGGGTCTTCTCTCAGGCACTTTTGCGGGCAGAGCCGACCAATCAAGATCACTTGTTCCGGAGCGAGGGGCGCGCTGTCAGTGGCAGGTGCGAGGATGCGTGCAGTACTGGCCGACGTGCTGGGGCGGGGTGGGGGGACTCCGCGCCCGGGCAGAAGGGACCGCTGACGGCGATGCAGATCCGGCTGACCGTCGTAGACCCGCTGGGCCTGGCGGCTCCGGCTCGGGACCGCGCCGCGCGCTGCGACGTGCTGGTCACTGCGCCCGCCGGGACGGCGCTCGCGGCGGTGGCCTCGGCGCTCTCCCAGGTTGTCCTCGGCGGTGACGGCTCGGGCTCCCCGGTGCTGTACGCCGGGGAGCAGCGGCTCGATGCCCAGCGCTGCACGCTCGGCGAGCCCCCGCTGACCGACGGTGCCGTGCTGTCCGTGGGCGCGCCGGGCGAGCCGGAGCCGCATCCCGAGCTGGACGACGCCCCGGCCCAGCTCCAGGTGGTCGCCGGGCCCGACGCCGGCGGCGTCCACCTGCTGCACGGCGGCGAGATCCGCATCGGCCGCTCCGCCGACGCCGACGTGCCGCTCGACGACCCGGACGTCTCCCGGCTGCACTGCGCGGTGACGGTGAGCGCCGACGGCCGCGTCTCGGTCGCCGACCTCGACTCCACGAACGGCACGACGCTGGACGGCGCGCGTGTGGCCGGCCGGGCGGTCCGTTTCGCCCCCGGGGCGCTGCTGCGGATCGGCGAATCGGCTCTGCGGCTGGCTCCCGCCGGGGGGCCGGGGGGCCGGGTGGACACGACGCCGGACGGGGAGGGGCACGTACGAGTGCCGGGGCCTGCCGGCACCGGCGGAGTGGGGGCGGATACGCGCGCGTCGGGCCCGATCCCTGCCGGGCCTTCCGGGTCTGCCGGGCCTTCCGGTGCTTACGGGGCTGCCCGCCCTGCCGGTCCTGCCGACCCTGCCGGTCCTGCCGACCCTGCCGGGCCGACTCATCACGCTTACGGCTCGGCGGCCCGGGGCACTCCGGGCACCGCTGGGCGCGGCTCCGGGGACTCGGCGGTGGTGCCGGGGCAGGGCGGGGCGCCTCGGGTCGAGAGCAAGGGTGCGGGAGCGGCCGCGCAGGCTTCACGGCCGGCCGCCGGGGGCGGGCCGGGGGCCGCGCAGGGCGGATTCCGGGCCGCTGCCGGTGAGCACGGGCCGGGCATCGCCCGGGGTCAGGGGGACTCGGAGCCCGTCGTCCGGGCTCCCCGGCAGCGCGATGCCGCCGCGGGCTCGTCGGCAACGACCTCCCCCGACGGCGTCACCAGCACTCCCCGGCAGCGCGATGCGACGCAGGCCGGGCTCGGTGCCGGGGACACGCACGCGGGGCGCTCCGGGACCGGGGCGCCGGACGGGGCGTTCGGTGACGGGGGCACGGCAGGTTCCGGCCAGGACGCCGGAACAGTGGACGGCGTAGTCCCTCATGCCCGGGCCGGGGGCCAGGCGGCTCCCCGTCCGACGGCTCCCACCCACACCGGTGCGCTCTCCCCGGCAGACGCCACGGACGAGCGGTCCGGTCGCGGGCGCAAGGGCACTCCCCTCCGGGGCACCGACGTTCCGCCGGGGACGCGCAGGCTGGGCGGGCTCGGGGCGTGGGCGCGGCGGTTGGCCGGAGGGCGTGGCGAGCAGGGGGCGCCCGCGCGCGGGACATACGAAGACGAGCCGGCCGAAGTGGCGGCCGATCGCTCGGCCGTCGGGCCGGCGGTGCCGGAGACCTGGCCGGATCCGGCCGCGCTGCTGCTGACGGCGCTGGGACCGGGACCCCGGCTGTGGGAGCGCGGCCCGGGCCACCCGGAAGCGCTCGCCGTGCGGCTCGGTACGGCCGACCGGGCGGCACCGGACGGCTCGGGCCTGCTGCCCGCGGTGCCGGTGACCTCCGGGCTGCGCGAGGTCGGCGCGCTGGGACTGGCCGGGCCGCAGGCGCGGCTCGCCGGGCTGGCCCGTGCCGTGCTGGCGCAGCTCACCGCGCTGCACTCCCCCGACACCTTGGAGATCGTCCTGATCGCCGCGGACCGCTCCCGCCCCCTGGAGGAGCGCACCGCCGAGTGGGGCTGGCTGGGCTGGCTGCCGCATGTCCGTCCCGGGCACGGGCAGGACTGCCGCCTGCTGCTCGCCTACGACCGGGAACAGGCCGCCGCCCGCACGGACGAGCTCCTCCGCCGCCTGGAGGACCAGCTGGCGGACGCGGGAGGCGGCGCCGCGGGGGCCGACGGACTGCTGGGCAACGTGCGGTTCTCCAGGGCCCGGGAAACCGACGGCCCGAGCGGCAACGCGCCGGGCCCCGATGCCGACAACCCCGTGCCCGGCACCGCCGGTCCCGTGCCCCGTCGCCCCTCCTGGGCCCGGGACGACACCCCCGCCCCCGACCCGGCCGCCGACTTCCCCGGCCCCTACACCGTCGTCGTCGTGGACGGCGACCCCGGCGGAGCCGACCTGCGTGAGGCCGTGGCACGGCTGGCGCTGGAAGGCCCCCGGGCCGGGATCCATGTCGTCTGCCTGGCCGAGACCGCAGCCGCCTCCCCCGCCTCGCCCGTGACGGAGACGTACGAGGCGGCCTGCTCGGTGGCGCCGACGTTCCGGCAGTGCGGTGCGGTCGCGCTGCTCAGCGGGGACGTGGCGACGGCGCTGCGGCTGATGCGCGTGGCCCGGGTCGGCGGCGCCTCGGGACCGGTCGGGCCCGTGGGCCACGGCACCATCGCCACCGTCGACGCCGTCTCGCCCGCGTGGGCCGAGCGGTTCGCGCGGGCGCTGGCGCCGCTGCGTACGGACGGCGCGACGAGTGGGCCTCAGCCGCGCGTCTCCGCGCCCCTGCCCCAGGCGGCGCGGCTGCTGGACGAGCTGGGCCTGGCCCGGGCCACCCCGGCGTCGCTGATGGCGCGCTGGGCGGACGCGGCCGACGACACCGAGGCACTGGGCGGGCGGGTGCGCGCGGTGCTGGGCGCCGGTCCGCGCGGCCCGGTCTGCGCGGACCTCGCCGCCCAGGGCCCGCATCTGCTGATCGAGGGCCCGCCGGGCAGCGGCCGCACGGAGCTGCTGCGGGCGGTCGTCGCGTCCCTGGCCGCCGCCGAGCGGCCGGACCGGCTGGGCATCGTGCTGGTCGACGGCCGGGGCGGCCCGGGCGCGGGTGGCGGGCACGGCGAGGGACTGCGCGTGTGTACGGACGTCCCGCATGTCACCACGTATCTCACAGCCCACGACCCGGTCCGGATGCGCGAGTTCGCGCAGTCCCTGAGCGCCGAACTGAAGCGGCGCGCCGAGCTGCTCGGGCGCTCCGACTTCACCGAGTGGCACACCGGGCGCGAACTGTCGGGCCGTATGGTCGCCCAGCGCACGGCGACGGCCCGGGGCGGCGCCCAGGCCGAGGCAGGTGCCGGGACAGCCGCCGGGGCCGGGGATCTCGACTCCCCGCCGAGTTCGACGATGCGGCTGCGGCCCGGAGCGGCCCGGCGGCGGACGGAGGCGGCGCCGCCGCTGCCCCGGCTCGTCGTGGTCGTGGACGACCTGGACGCGTTGGTCTCCCCCGCCCTCGGCTCGACCGGACGGCCCGCGGCCGGATCG
The genomic region above belongs to Streptomyces coeruleorubidus and contains:
- the ftsX gene encoding permease-like cell division protein FtsX, which produces MRAQFVLSEIGVGLRRNLTMTFAVVVSVALSLALFGGSLLMSDQVNTMKGYWYDKVNVSIFLCNKSDAESDPNCAKGAVTDDQKKQIKADLDKMGVVQTVTYESQDQAYKHYKEQFGDSPLASSLTPDQMQESYRIKLKDPQKYQVIATAFNGRDGVQSVQDQKGILDNLFKLLNGMNWAARAVMALMLVVALMLIVNTVRVSAFSRRRETGIMRLVGASGFYIQAPFIMEAAVAGLIGGTLACAFLLIARYFLIDHGLALADQLTLINFIGWDAVLTKLPLILATSLLMPALAAFFALRKYLKV
- the ftsE gene encoding cell division ATP-binding protein FtsE; protein product: MIRFDNVSKVYPKQTRPALRDVSLEVEKGEFVFLVGSSGSGKSTFLRLILREERCSHGQVHVLGKDLARLSNWKVPQMRRQLGTVFQDFRLLPNKTVGENVAFAQEVIGKSRGEIRKSVPQVLDLVGLGGKEDRMPGELSGGEQQRVAIARAFVNRPKLLIADEPTGNLDPQTSVGIMKLLDRINRTGTTVVMATHDQNIVDQMRKRVIELEKGRLVRDQARGVYGYQH
- the prfB gene encoding peptide chain release factor 2 gives rise to the protein MAVVDVSEELKSLSSTMESIEAVLDLDRLRADIAVLEEQAAAPSLWDNPDEAQKITSKLSHLQAEVRKAEALRGRIDDLAVLFEMAEEEDDPDTRAEAESELTAVKKALDEMEVRTLLSGEYDAREALVNIRAEAGGVDAADFAEKLQRMYLRWAEQRGFKTEIYETSYAEEAGIKSTTFAVQAPYAYGTLSVEQGTHRLVRISPFDNQGRRQTSFAGVEILPVVEQTDHIEIDESELRVDVYRSSGPGGQGVNTTDSAVRLTHIPTGIVVSCQNERSQIQNKATAMNVLQAKLLERRRQEEQAKMDALKGDGGNSWGNQMRSYVLHPYQMVKDLRTEFEVGNPEAVFNGEIDGFLEAGIRWRKQQEK
- a CDS encoding serine/threonine-protein kinase, which produces MARKIGSRYTAHQILGRGSAGTVWLGEGPEGPVAIKLLREDLASDQELVGRFVQERTALLGLEHPHVVSVRDLVVDGNDLALVMDLVRGTDLRTRLERDRRLAPEAAVAISADIADGLAAAHAAGVVHRDVKPENVLLDMQGPLGPGRSHRALLTDFGVAKLIDTPRRTKATKIIGTPDYLAPEIVEGLPPRASVDIYALATVLYELLAGFTPFGGGHPGAVLRRHVTETVVPLPGIPDELWQLLVQCLAKAPASRLRASELGARLRELLPMLAGMPPLEVDEPDTESAEESDREEQPAGPAPAGERIRRRGAVPLVPGAKPADSNRDTHTSMRVPAPDELAGGAHGTARAPRASGTPRPGSARNRAIARRRRVALGAGAVALAAAVGVGAWLSTSGDDASTPPQDTKNSAPQSP
- a CDS encoding serine/threonine-protein kinase — protein: MRPVGSKYLLEEPLGRGATGTVWRARQRETAGAEAAVPGQPGETVAIKVLKEELASDPDIVMRFLRERSVLLRLTHPNIVRVRDLVVEGELLALVMDLVEGPDLHRYLRENGPFSPVAAALLTAQIADALAASHADGVVHRDLKPANVLLQQYDGQMHPLLTDFGIARLADSPGLTRTQEFVGTPAYVAPESAEGRPQTSAVDIYGAGILLYELVTGRPPFSGGSALEVLHQHLSAEPRRPSTVPDPLWTIIERCLRKNPDERPSAENLARGLRVVAEGIGVHANSAQIAAAEGVGALLVPDPAPAPVPDTPGAGEADPTQVLPQGAGSYDPNAATSVMPHTGGPAGAADPTAVLPGRGAADPTAVMPPVPPGSPGHPGQQGQHGQQGGPEDPHPWQNQLRAARDRNEQTQVQYLDPNEDPLRRRPQRQVARPQQQPPRRQAPPPGPGYGHPQQQPQQYAPQPQRPQPPQRYAPPAPPPQPQQPQRPPREPRQRSANRMRIPGLGCLKGCLFSIVILFVAGWLIWELSPLQEWIGTGKGYWDQLTDWFNTVTGWFEKLGSSSGTN
- a CDS encoding FHA domain-containing protein codes for the protein MQIRLTVVDPLGLAAPARDRAARCDVLVTAPAGTALAAVASALSQVVLGGDGSGSPVLYAGEQRLDAQRCTLGEPPLTDGAVLSVGAPGEPEPHPELDDAPAQLQVVAGPDAGGVHLLHGGEIRIGRSADADVPLDDPDVSRLHCAVTVSADGRVSVADLDSTNGTTLDGARVAGRAVRFAPGALLRIGESALRLAPAGGPGGRVDTTPDGEGHVRVPGPAGTGGVGADTRASGPIPAGPSGSAGPSGAYGAARPAGPADPAGPADPAGPTHHAYGSAARGTPGTAGRGSGDSAVVPGQGGAPRVESKGAGAAAQASRPAAGGGPGAAQGGFRAAAGEHGPGIARGQGDSEPVVRAPRQRDAAAGSSATTSPDGVTSTPRQRDATQAGLGAGDTHAGRSGTGAPDGAFGDGGTAGSGQDAGTVDGVVPHARAGGQAAPRPTAPTHTGALSPADATDERSGRGRKGTPLRGTDVPPGTRRLGGLGAWARRLAGGRGEQGAPARGTYEDEPAEVAADRSAVGPAVPETWPDPAALLLTALGPGPRLWERGPGHPEALAVRLGTADRAAPDGSGLLPAVPVTSGLREVGALGLAGPQARLAGLARAVLAQLTALHSPDTLEIVLIAADRSRPLEERTAEWGWLGWLPHVRPGHGQDCRLLLAYDREQAAARTDELLRRLEDQLADAGGGAAGADGLLGNVRFSRARETDGPSGNAPGPDADNPVPGTAGPVPRRPSWARDDTPAPDPAADFPGPYTVVVVDGDPGGADLREAVARLALEGPRAGIHVVCLAETAAASPASPVTETYEAACSVAPTFRQCGAVALLSGDVATALRLMRVARVGGASGPVGPVGHGTIATVDAVSPAWAERFARALAPLRTDGATSGPQPRVSAPLPQAARLLDELGLARATPASLMARWADAADDTEALGGRVRAVLGAGPRGPVCADLAAQGPHLLIEGPPGSGRTELLRAVVASLAAAERPDRLGIVLVDGRGGPGAGGGHGEGLRVCTDVPHVTTYLTAHDPVRMREFAQSLSAELKRRAELLGRSDFTEWHTGRELSGRMVAQRTATARGGAQAEAGAGTAAGAGDLDSPPSSTMRLRPGAARRRTEAAPPLPRLVVVVDDLDALVSPALGSTGRPAAGSVMRALEAVAREGERLGVHLVAATGPCTRTAETEPARRATLRVTLDAPAPGPDEPAPGRGRLACADGRVTPFQGGRVTGRIPRTATLRPTVVPLEWHRMGDPPARRPVRELGNGPTDLALLASALERAAREVAAAQVPSLL